In candidate division TA06 bacterium, the DNA window CAGGATGGATTCCTGTCCGAAGATAAAAGTACTCAAGTACTGGTTCGCAGCCTTTTTCAGCTCTCTATCCTGAACAGGTTCGACCTTCAATTTCTCCAGAATCTCATATACAGCCTTCTCCGCCTCTTCTGCTGTATGTCCTCCGGACACCATGCAAGTAATGTAGAAAAGCCCCGGGTCGAGCAATTGATAAGGCCACGCGTTCACAGAGGTACATATTTGCTTTTCATAGACCAGCTCTCTGTGCAGTCTTGAGCTTTCTCCTCCAGCCAGAATCTGGGCCAGGACCTCCAAAGGGAGGATATCCGGGTCACCGGCAGCGGGTGTATGCCAGGTAATCGTGACCATGGGAAGGAATGCCTCCCTCCTCACGTTTACCCGGCGCTCCCCCGTTTGTTTCGGCTCCTGGGTCCGCACTTCGGGAGGTTCCGGACCTTTTTTTGTCTTGCCAAAATACTTTCTGGCAAGGCGTATTGCCAAAGCTTCAGTGACATCTCCGGCAATTATCAGTCTCATATTGTTGGGTACATAGTAAGTCCTATAATGGTTGTATGCCTCATCTCTAGTCATTCGTTGGACGTCGCTTATCCAACCGACAACCGGTCTCCCATACGGGTGAGCATGGAAAGACGCGGCTGTGGCCTCGTCAAAAACAGCTTCATGCGGATCGTTCAGGCCGAGTCTCAGCTCCTCAAGTACAACATCTCTTTCAGATAGAAACCCATCGGGTTTGAATGCGGCGTTTGACATAATATCTGCCCAGAGCCGCACAGCCTCTTCTACCCTGGAAGAAGGGACATACGCAAAGTAGCTGGTGAAGTCCCGACCCGTCCCCGCATTTTCTCTCCCGCCGTATCTCTGAATAATCTCTGAAAACTCCGCAGGTTCCATCTGGCTCGTACCCTTGAACATCATATGCTCCACAAGATGGGACACACCAGAAGTACCTGTGGGGTCGTTTCTCGCTCCGACACGTACCCAAACCAGCACAACCGCAAGAGGGGCTGAATGGTCTTCCAGGATTAGAACCTTCATGCCGTTGTCCAGAAAATGCTCCTTTATATCCAACTTTTCTGCACAGAATGAAAGACTCGCTGTCAGTAATGCAGCAACGATGGCCAGACTAGCCGCGCCTCTTCGCACGTTTCTCCCTCCTTCGCTTCTCTCTGTCTTCAGCTTCAAGCCTCTCCATTTCGCATATGAGTTCTTCAACGTTCTTTCTATCCTCCATCATCACTGAGAACTCATTGTACGATCTGAACGGGAAAATTGCCTGGATGACCGGTTGCAAGAAAATCATCGCCTGGCTGCCCACAAAAGAAAGAGGTTTCATGCTCTCCAAGAAGAAGACTGCTGGAGCAGTCAGCCTCCGTTCGACTATCGCCTTGGCCAGCACTCTTATTATTTCCTGCCGCCTTTCTTCAGGTACCTCCTCAGGAGAAACGTACTGGAACTCCTCACCTGTGCCGAATGCACTTTTCAGCCACCGCATCACTTCCACCTCACATCCAGGCTCCTTGCAGCTTTCGCCTCATCAAGCCTCTTCACCGGGGTGGTATGTGGCGCATTTCGAACAAGAGAAGGATTTTCCTCCGCTTCTCTGGCAATAGAAATCATCGCGTCAATGAACTTGTCCAGGCTCTCCCTGGATTCTGTCTCAGTCGGTTCGATCATCAAAGCCTCGTGCACGATGAGTGGGAAGTAGATGGTGGGAGCATGCACCCCGTAATCGAGGAGCCTCTTGCCAATATCTCTGGTCCTGACACCATGTTTGATCTGCCTGTCACCGGAGAGGACAAACTCGTGCATACAGTTTTGCTTGTGGGGAAGGTCATAATACTTCTCGAGCGACCTCATTGCATAGTTTGCATTGATGACAGCATTCTCTGCCACTCTTCTTAACCCCTCTGAGCCGAGCATTTTTATATATGTCCATGCCCTAACTATCACTCCGAAATTTCCGTAGAAGGCGTGGACGTTCCCTATGGAATCTGGCCTGTCGTGGTCAAGAATAAACCTCTCCTCTTTTTTGACTACCGCAGGTACTGGAAGGAACGGTGCGAGACCCTGCAAAACACCGACTCCTCCTCCGCCAGGCCCTCCGCCCCCGTGGGGTGTCGAAAAGGTCTTGTGAAGGTTGAAGTGAACTACGTCCACGCCCACATCACCCGGTCTGAAGATTCCCAGGAGCGCGTTCAGATTGGCTCCATCAAGGTAGATGAGACCGCCCTTTGCGTGAACTATGTGCACTATCTCTTTGATCTCCGTTTCGAACAGGCCAAGAGTGTTCGGATTGGTGAGCATGAGGGCCGCTACCGTCTCATCCATGCTCGCCTTCAGCCCATCTGAGTCGACAAGGCCTTTTTCGTTTGACTTTATCTCAACCGATGTATAGCCAGTAACGGCGGAACTGGCAGGATTGGTGCCGTGGGCAGAGTCAGGGATCAACACTTTGGTTCTGGGGTTGCCCTTCTTCTCATGATAGGCTCTTATCATGAGCATCCCGACCAACTCAGAGTGGGCGCCCGCTGCTGGTTGAAGGCTCATCTCATCCAGCCCGGAAATCTCGCAGAGGCATCTCTGCAATTCCCACATCAACTGGAGTGCACCCTGAGCAGTCTTCTCTGGTTGATATGGATGGAGGCCGGCAAATCCAGGAAGCCTGCACGTGTCTTCATTCACTTTCGGATTGTATTTCATGGTGCAGGAGCCGAGCGGATAGAACCCCTTATCTATATGATAGTTGAGTTGGGAGACGTTCGTGAAATGGCGCACAACATCTACTTCGCTTACTTCAGGCAGAGGTGGTGGAGAAGACCTGAGAAACTTCTCCGGGATGAGTTTCTTCAATCCCATTTCAGGCACGTCCAGGTCTGGAAGCCTGTGCCCCATGCGTCCCGGAGAAGATAATTCTTTAAGCACTTTTTCAGCCAAGCCCACCAACCTCCTGTAAAGACCTACCACTATACCGGCGCCAAACACCGGTGTCAAGGTGAAAACGGGCCACAGAACCCACGTCTTCTGGTGCAATCTATGCATCTAACACAGACCGATGAAGATTCGGGGTTGACGTCGTCCATGATGATGACTAAGGTATATTTATGAAGCGAACACTGGAGGGAACCATGGATAGGTTTAGGTCTGTGCCGATGTGTGCAATTGCGCTTGCCGTTTGTGTGGCAGGCTCT includes these proteins:
- a CDS encoding insulinase family protein gives rise to the protein MRRGAASLAIVAALLTASLSFCAEKLDIKEHFLDNGMKVLILEDHSAPLAVVLVWVRVGARNDPTGTSGVSHLVEHMMFKGTSQMEPAEFSEIIQRYGGRENAGTGRDFTSYFAYVPSSRVEEAVRLWADIMSNAAFKPDGFLSERDVVLEELRLGLNDPHEAVFDEATAASFHAHPYGRPVVGWISDVQRMTRDEAYNHYRTYYVPNNMRLIIAGDVTEALAIRLARKYFGKTKKGPEPPEVRTQEPKQTGERRVNVRREAFLPMVTITWHTPAAGDPDILPLEVLAQILAGGESSRLHRELVYEKQICTSVNAWPYQLLDPGLFYITCMVSGGHTAEEAEKAVYEILEKLKVEPVQDRELKKAANQYLSTFIFGQESILWQGFVIGYYDALLSYDIINRLPEMVRSITKEQIMDAANKYLTTENRTVTTLVPLAPKEPGKLMRGVRGQMPGGMRR
- a CDS encoding glycine dehydrogenase subunit 2 — translated: MHRLHQKTWVLWPVFTLTPVFGAGIVVGLYRRLVGLAEKVLKELSSPGRMGHRLPDLDVPEMGLKKLIPEKFLRSSPPPLPEVSEVDVVRHFTNVSQLNYHIDKGFYPLGSCTMKYNPKVNEDTCRLPGFAGLHPYQPEKTAQGALQLMWELQRCLCEISGLDEMSLQPAAGAHSELVGMLMIRAYHEKKGNPRTKVLIPDSAHGTNPASSAVTGYTSVEIKSNEKGLVDSDGLKASMDETVAALMLTNPNTLGLFETEIKEIVHIVHAKGGLIYLDGANLNALLGIFRPGDVGVDVVHFNLHKTFSTPHGGGGPGGGGVGVLQGLAPFLPVPAVVKKEERFILDHDRPDSIGNVHAFYGNFGVIVRAWTYIKMLGSEGLRRVAENAVINANYAMRSLEKYYDLPHKQNCMHEFVLSGDRQIKHGVRTRDIGKRLLDYGVHAPTIYFPLIVHEALMIEPTETESRESLDKFIDAMISIAREAEENPSLVRNAPHTTPVKRLDEAKAARSLDVRWK